DNA sequence from the Schistocerca americana isolate TAMUIC-IGC-003095 chromosome 2, iqSchAmer2.1, whole genome shotgun sequence genome:
TTCTGACATTAGCGACTTCGATGAAGGACAGGGTGTTGAGGTCTTATTAGTGATTTGGGACGTTCAGTACACTGTATTCAATGTGTTGTCGTCGTGATGAACATAATCTCAAagaataagaagggatcggttggtaggacatattctgaggcatcaagggatcaccaatttagtattggagggcagcgtagacggagaccaagagatgaatacactaaacagattcagaaggatgtaggttgcagtaggtactgggagatgaggaagcttgcacacgatagagtagcattgatagctgcatcaaaccagtctctggactgaagaccacaacaacaacaacaacaacaacaacatgcagaaaGGCAAATGTCCGAAGATCACAAAATAAATCCTGCTCCGGTGACAACCGAGTCATAAACTGAGTGCGAAAATGGAAAGAAacatcaaatctacagttagtctGCTGACGATGATAGAAAATCAAGTAGAAATGTTGTTGTGATCATTTTATTTATCCGCACAAGTTGCACAAGGTGCTACATTTCCACTTGTTGTTCAAAGTGACGTGAGCCAGCTTCACCGCACCAAGTTGGTGGTATTCATTCAGTGAAAATTCCTACAAGAGGGTACTATCCAATCTCGAAAGCCGTGAACATGACATTTCACATTAATCCACTTGAAGAAAACAATGTAAACAAGTGAGCGATCTTATTTATGAAAATTTCCTCAGGTAACTATCAATTTTTCATTACATCACACAAACAACGCCCCGTACCCTATACCTGTAGCAGTGTTATAGCATAATACGTTTAGTTTCGTGCCTTTGAATCAGTCGCACCGACAGGggtagcagactggactcgcattcgggaggaagacggttcaaacacgcgtccggccattctgatttaggttatcctTGATTTATCTAAATTTCTTAAGGCAAATGTCGGCATGGTTCTTTCGAAATGGCACGGCCGCcttgcctcaccatccttccctaatccgagctcgtgctcgtCTCtaaatgacctctttgtcgatgggacgttaaacactaatctcctcctcctcgacTCAATCCGTTCCCGACCAGGAGTTCCTCACCTCGTACTTTAGTCTATCTCTATAAACACTGAAATTGTGAATTATTTTTACTCATAAATCTTATGCACATGGTTAGGAAACAGACGTAGGCAGAAGACATAGCAGAAGAAGGTTACGTCTAAAAAATCTGATTTCAAGGCTCCTCTACAGTGCGCTACAATGGTCTCTGTGGTATTATTTGATAAGGATGACGCACGACTTAACATTCGCGGGATCCTTCACGAACGTCATATTTCTTACGGTAGGCACTCTAACCTTCATTTCTGTAATGCTTATGTTATTAGTACACGCAACCAACAAGTACTGGTAAATCCTGTTCCATGATGCACGACTCACGTTTTGCATTGGACAACTGACTCCACTCTTGAACTCACAACGGAATAATCAGACCCGTCGTGTCGAAAGATGTCATAATTTTTTTACGAACTCATAGTTAATGTCAAAACCCAAATGCCAAATTCTAGCTGCGGATACACAGTGGCAGTTGACTGACAATCCACGGAAGATGATAATTTCTCGCTGAGTTCAAGCAGCAAAGACATGTACACTCCTGAACTCGCAGTCTGTTATTATAACGAGAGAACTGTGAATGACCAGGGAAGTGTGGTCGTCTTTCCAGCTCAGTGCTCGCTTTAAGGCTTTGTCAAAAGCTGTAGCTAATGTTTGGTTGTTTCTTCAGCACTTTTTTTCATTTGTGACCATACAGCGCTCTCCAGAAATTTTTCTGTGCATTCAAATTCACGGTATGTTTTGCTGCTTCTGTGGAGACTTATAACAGACGCCAATTCAATTAACTAATAGGAAACACACGTGCGGTAAACACTTATGTGCGATATTGCGGCTATACCCTTAGATGAACGTTTAAATATTGCATATATATGGTTAATAATGACTGAAAACACTCGATAAAGCAGACTGCCAGTTTACCGAGGCAAAACAAGTATAGTTATTCTCATGAAGAATGTGCCAGAGATAGTGAGATATTTTGTTAACGACTATGTCCGAATGAAAAGTCAGCGCTAAAATTTCCTTTCCTTCTACAGAATTTATGGTGATAGCGTGTCGGAAAAATGTGTGACTGAAACTGAATGGTTAGAAGCTTTCGTTATACAGGCGAAGAATAAGATCGCTAGTTTCAGCGAGTCATGCACTTCAGTAAAACTTTTAAAGAGATATGCGCTCAAAAATGACAATCATTCAAACAAAAAAAAGGCAGAAAACATTAAAGGTGACTGCGCAGTCAATGCCTGCTCTCACACATTCGTACAAAATAATGAACATCATCAATGTGGCTGGTGTATTGTTATCTGTGTGAATCAACGAGAAACTGCGTCACTTGTGAAAAGATTAATGTTATACGCCAAAAAATAGAAAAttcggaaaggaatatgttgttacattttgtgtgtgtcacCATAATCTTCTGATTTGtgggaacaaatctcttcttctgGATTCGTACTCAGATGATAAGATTTCTCAGCCATTGTCAGCTGCTTTCTGAAATCATGCTGACAAAGAAACACGGATACGTCAGATTCCACCTGGCGTTTCCAGTGTCCGCTGTTTGTCAGAACTTTTCCGTCGTTGAAAAATATCTGACGATCATTAACGGAGGAAATCGTTTTGGGCAGATCAATGTAGTCCTAAGTCCACCAACGAGATAGTAACTTTGAGTCGCAATCACTTCCTCCCCTTAACtttgaaaatataataaatatgctCGGCACTTCTCAAAATGCACcgataacaaatgttcaaatgtgtgttgaaatcatcagtccctaagcttacacactacttaacctaaattatcctaaggacaaacacaaacacacacacccacgcccgagggaggactcgaacctccgccgggaccagccgcacagtccatgactgctgcgcccctacgccgttcggctaatcccgcgcggcacaccgaTAACAGGCCTCATTCTTTCTGAACTTCCAATTTTATCTTGTTAATTGTCAATTTACATCACTGTCAAATATCGTCCTAAATTTATATAAACGGTGCACAAATAATGTACGCCTGAAGCATTGCATAAGTGTtccacattttttgaacatttacagGCATGAAAAGCTGATGTTTTGGAAGTCTCGTGTTTATATACCTTTACTACTCACCAGTTTGGAGAGAGTATAGTGGGTAAGAGTCAAGCTTTGTTTTTCTATGGATAGTAATATCCCGATCGCTTTCAAACTGAATCAAAGGATACAAAGAGAAAAAAATCCCTCGGTCACGCGGCGCAACAATTCAGTACTGaagaatatgaaacgtcccctttgaacaatttctacacgactgtccttaaactgacacacaatattttttttgcgcaacgcaatctgactttcaaaaatccctacaaaagaatgggccctgactaacgttaaccaataccattcacaaatcacttacctcacaaaaatcttcgttactctaactacagcaatacagcgagtgccactactgccagctaaataaaagattcaaactactgaaggcactaactactgataggcatagttagcaaatgaaagattttgatagagaacaaacaatgtatttacctcaatagtcataatatatatagcagttcaagacaaatttcaaaactccgccacctctctccccacatccaccactgctggcggctcacctccaactgcgcaacgctagttGCAACATTGCTGACAAGGAGAGCAGCAATGCTGAGATAAACTTCCCTGGATCATTACAGTAATGACAGTCTACAAGATGAACAGCACACAGATGAACACCATATTTCTCtagtttttctgtaatatttttcaTTGAATCATGATGAGTGTATAATTCAACCTGCCCAGGACAGTCAAATAAAATGTAAGAATCTCTCAAGCGGCACACATGTTCTAGTAACCAATCTACATTTTTCTCCAAAAATTCCATACAAAACATCAGTCCTCCATTGGGTCCTAGGTGCAGATTAGTCATCACATCATCCACGGTAACTAACTCTGATACATCAGCTGCTGCTTCATAAATAAGAGAATCGTTAGCTGGATCTATGTTTATAATTGAAACTTTCCTCCCAATACTCTTAAGGAaatggcccattgtctgacagtaTGTTGTCTTTCCACTCCCTGGAGGTCCTATAACAAGTTGTCCAAAAATCGCAGCCATGTTTCCTAAAAGCAAGCCACAGTTCTTCAGTATGATTTCTCTAAGAAGTTTCACAGTTTTCACATCATAATTTTTCAAAGATACAGAAAAAAGCACTGGCTTAGGCATACATGTGTGCTCTGCAATATGGCGACACATCAATTCCCAGTCTTCATTTTCACAACCCTGAATTGTCCGAACATGGTAAACATCTGCTACACCATTAATTGTCCGAGATGCCTCCTTACATACAGTAATGAATGATCCCAACTTCTTGTACTGTGTCAATACAACGAAGAGCTTGTTTATGTAGTCTATCAGCACTATGTCAGTATGAACACCATCAATCAACACTGCAAATGCTTTCGATTTCACTTTGTGTATACCAGCCGGCGAAACAGCAATCCGAAATAATTCCATGGAAGCCATTAACAACTCATTTTCCAACAAATCAAAGTTGAAACGTTTTTCTTTTCCGTCTTCTGCCGAACAGAAATTAAAAGGATTTTTTGATTTCTCACAACAACGGACCAATGAGACATGTAAGCAATTAGCACCACTACTTTTTTCCGTTACGAACGATTAATAACTACACTCCAACAAAAATACTATACGTTCTGACTTTCTCCCGGGATTTGATTTTTGTAACgttccaataagaaaacataaacagcctacttacaagtttcaaTCGCGGAATCCGCTTCATAGAAATTTCTAGTAGCTTCATGTCGACAGCCGAAATTTTGGCGATGGTAAACTGGAAGAGTGACAGAAAGGAaacaggtttcgacatgacaaaGTTCACTGTTCATTTATCAGCAATAGGTAAGGTGTCAAAACAGTGTTGCTACCCGCTTGCAGTACTaaggtataaaaaatggttcaaatggctctgagcactatgggctcaaatggctctgagcactatgagactcaactgctgaggtcattagtcccctagaacttagaactagttaaacctaactaacctaaggacatcacaaacatccatgcccgaggcaggattcgaacctgcgaccgtagcggtcttgcggttccaggctgcagcgcctttaaccgcacggccacttcggccggctactaaggTATAAAGATATTTGTTTTCTTGCCTGCTTTCTCGTTCCGTGGGGTGGTATATTTACGCGAGTCCTAGTCTTGCTCCGGAAATTGACGATC
Encoded proteins:
- the LOC124594004 gene encoding GPN-loop GTPase 2-like → MAAIFGQLVIGPPGSGKTTYCQTMGHFLKSIGRKVSIINIDPANDSLIYEAAADVSELVTVDDVMTNLHLGPNGGLMFCMEFLEKNVDWLLEHVCRLRDSYILFDCPGQVELYTHHDSMKNITEKLEKYGVHLCAVHLVDCHYCNDPGKFISALLLSLSAMLQLALRSWR